A genomic window from Diospyros lotus cultivar Yz01 chromosome 2, ASM1463336v1, whole genome shotgun sequence includes:
- the LOC127795375 gene encoding uncharacterized protein LOC127795375 — translation MAFHNLFGFVGILTESIKLAAQTGRAMAAIAAVSALLNSLFLFISLRSSKSILRDLRAKEFLLLFSGPRDPDFANLLHEIKEDALIILAVEFAVFLASFLVTVFSSAATILISAAAFSGQSSPFKDLASRLGNSSVRLIVTSFYLSLFLIGYVFSVMVFLIPYGLLIADFPLAAKAIAVVVGIIAAIFWIYTAVVLHMAVVVSVIEERCYGLEAVGKAAGLVKGKNMKLHGFVLNSIFMLALNAVIYISRTVIGQKSESIQMIVWSLAMILVCGLAVFENMNYTVMYSLCKKTKEEEIELHGSVEYSKLPSMAALADDPPSV, via the coding sequence ATGGCTTTCCACAACCTTTTCGGCTTCGTCGGAATCCTGACGGAATCCATCAAGCTCGCAGCTCAAACTGGCCGAGCGATGGCCGCCATAGCCGCCGTCTCCGCCCTTCTCAACTCCCTCTTCCTCTTCATAAGTCTCCGCTCTTCCAAATCCATACTTCGTGATTTACGAGCCAAGGAATTCCTCTTACTTTTCTCCGGCCCAAGAGACCCCGACTTTGCCAATCTGCTTCACGAAATTAAAGAAGACGCTCTGATCATCTTAGCCGTCGAATTTGCAGTCTTTCTTGCTTCCTTCCTCGTCACCGTCTTCTCTTCAGCCGCCACGATTTTAATCTCCGCCGCTGCTTTTTCGGGCCAGAGCTCGCCGTTCAAAGATTTAGCATCAAGATTGGGAAATTCATCAGTAAGACTAATCGTTACTTCGTTttacctctctctctttctgattGGCTATGTCTTCTCCGTTATGGTTTTCCTGATTCCCTATGGCCTGCTCATCGCGGACTTTCCTCTCGCCGCTAAAGCCATCGCGGTCGTTGTGGGCATAATCGCCGCGATTTTCTGGATCTACACCGCCGTTGTTTTGCATATGGCGGTCGTGGTTTCGGTAATCGAAGAGCGGTGCTACGGTCTCGAAGCGGTGGGAAAAGCGGCGGGGCTTGTGAAGGGGAAGAACATGAAGCTCCACGGCTTTGTTCTGAACTCCATCTTCATGCTGGCATTAAATGCGGTGATTTACATTTCCCGGACGGTGATAGGTCAGAAATCAGAATCGATCCAAATGATCGTGTGGTCTCTGGCCATGATTCTCGTCTGCGGGTTGGCTGTGTTTGAGAACATGAACTATACAGTGATGTATTCACTCTGCAAGAagacaaaggaagaagagatAGAATTGCATGGGAGCGTAGAGTACAGCAAACTTCCATCCATGGCCGCTCTCGCCGACGACCCTCCTTCAGTGTGA